In the Microcoleus sp. AS-A8 genome, CACGTTTAATCAAGGTGTCCAGCAAATGCGTCGTTTCCGGAGGTTAACTAATCGTAATGGATTTTGGCTAATGGGTGCGATCGCGGCGATGTTTGGGATGCTCAGTCATAATCTTTTTGATACCGTTTGGTATCGTCCCGAAGTTAATACCCTCTGGTGGCTGATGGTCGCTCTTATTGCCAGTTTCTACGTCCCTCCAGTTGCTGATACCTCAACGGTTGAAGAGTTGGAAGTTGAAGGTTGAAGTCTTCTCAGCTGCTCAATGAGCAACTTGCTTTCTTTTTAACCGACCAACGTTCAACCCTTTAATCTCGCTTCATGGCTCGTGCCATATCTCGCTTATCTTGACGCTCCTTCAGGCTTTCGCGCTTGTCATGGAGCTTTTTGCCTTTACCTAGAGCAATGGTGACTTTGACAAATCCCCGCGTAAAGTACATTTTCAACGGCACCAGCGTCAAACCCTCTTGTTCCACCTTGCCGATGAGCTTGCGGATTTCCTTTTTGTGTAACAGGAGTCGGCGGGTGCGACGTGGGTCATGGTTAAAAAAATCAGTAGCTTTTTGGTAAGCGGAGATATGCACATTCAAAAGCCAAGCTTCTCCATTCCGAATCAGGGCATACCCGTCTTGTAAGTTGGCTTTCCCCTGTCGAATGGACTTAACCTCGGTTCCCTTTAACTCAATCCCTGCTTCGTAAGTTTCTAGAATTTCATAGCGGAAACGGGCTTGCCGATTATCCGCAATCACTTTATAACTATCACTCTTTTCACTCATACCAACAAAT is a window encoding:
- the smpB gene encoding SsrA-binding protein SmpB yields the protein MSEKSDSYKVIADNRQARFRYEILETYEAGIELKGTEVKSIRQGKANLQDGYALIRNGEAWLLNVHISAYQKATDFFNHDPRRTRRLLLHKKEIRKLIGKVEQEGLTLVPLKMYFTRGFVKVTIALGKGKKLHDKRESLKERQDKRDMARAMKRD